A window of Calonectris borealis chromosome 3, bCalBor7.hap1.2, whole genome shotgun sequence contains these coding sequences:
- the SDC1 gene encoding syndecan-1, whose translation MVDVVAVWLVALCFQAAVPQTINLNLPPEDLDSSGDDDDAFSGSGAGPLTDQSHTWRIPGEPTNSSLLATPMDFNEQPFPGIESRTEKEIISPSATSNVVTEEPVVAVKDEVPILGSPDEKPTNDVVTTTVRSPTTRFSSVVQVTPSEASGTVHELEPKIPSSDAPDTKDVPEPHSTIHHEEDITATPTTTAPKDIVPTHEEVSEDGSGDPGDFILTKDEDLVPTQNSEVLADSGRNAKAAGASGIMDRKEVLGGVIAGGLVGLVFAVFLVAFMLYRMKKKDEGSYSLDEPKQSNGGYQKPHKQEEFYA comes from the exons CAAACTATAAATCTGAACCTTCCTCCTGAAGATCTTGATTCCTCTGGTGATGACGACGATGCGTTCTCAGGTTCAGGTGCAG gtcCCCTGACTGACCAATCTCACACCTGGAGAATCCCAGGAGAACCGACTAATTCCTCATTACTGGCAACACCAATGGATTTCAATGAACAGCCGTTTCCTGGGATTGAGAGCcgaactgaaaaggaaataatatctCCTTCTGCAACTAGTAATGTAGTGACAGAGGAGCCAGTTGTAGCTGTGAAGGATGAAGTACCCATCCTGGGCTCACCTGATGAGAAACCAACAAATGATGTGGTTACAACAACAGTGAGAAGCCCCACTACTCGCTTTTCTTCAGTGGTTCAGGTAACTCCTTCAGAAGCCTCAGGCACGGTCCATGAGCTCGAACCTAAAATCCCTAGCTCTGATGCGCCAGACACTAAAGACGTGCCTGAGCCCCACTCCACCATCCATCATGAGGAAGACATCACTGCCACCCCCACGACGACAGCTCCAAAGGACATTGTTCCTACACATGAGGAGGTTTCTGAAGATGGCTCTGGAGACCCG GGAGACTTCATCTTGACTAAAGATGAGGATTTGGTCCCCACCCAGAACTCAGAAGTACTGGCTGACTCTGGGAGGAATGCCAAAGCAGCAGGAGCCTCGGGAATTATGGACAGAAAAGAAGTTCTTGGAG GTGTTATTGCTGGAGGACTAGTAGGCTTGGTGTTTGCAGTGTTTCTAGTTGCATTTATGCTatacagaatgaagaaaaaagatgaaggcAGCTATTCACTGGATGAACCAAAACAGTCTAATGGAGGATaccaaaaaccacacaaacaagaAGAATTCTATGCATAA